The following proteins are co-located in the Candida dubliniensis CD36 chromosome 3, complete sequence genome:
- a CDS encoding 40S ribosomal protein S19 (Similar to S. cerevisiae RPS19A/RPS19B;~In S. cerevisiae: required for assembly and maturation of pre-40 S particles; nearly identical to Rps19Bp;~spliced gene), producing MPGVSVRDVPAQDFINAYAQFLQRQGKLEVPGYVDIVKTSAGNDLPPQEAETWFYKRAASIARHIYLRKQVGVGALNKLYGGAKNRGFRPHKHVDASGSINRKCVQALQKIGVLEISPKGGRRISENGQRDLDRIAAQTLEEDDE from the exons ATGCCAGGTGTATCAGTTAG AGACGTTCCAGCTCAAGATTTCATTAACGCTTACGCTCAATTCTTGCAAAGACAAGGTAAATTAGAAGTCCCAGGTTACGTTGACATTGTCAAAACCTCTGCCGGTAACGACTTGCCACCACAAGAAGCTGAAACTTGGTTCTACAAAAGAGCTGCTTCTATTGCCAGACACATTTACTTGAGAAAACAAGTTGGTGTTGGTGCTTTGAACAAATTATACGGTGGTGCTAAAAACAGAGGTTTCAGACCACATAAACACGTTGATGCTTCCGGTTCTATCAACAGAAAATGTGTTCAAGCTTTACAAAAGATTGGTGTTTTGGAAATTTCTCCAAAAGGTGGTAGAAGAATCTCTGAAAATGGTCAAAGAGATTTGGACCGTATTGCTGCCCAAACTTTGGAAGAAGATGAcgaataa
- a CDS encoding fungal zinc cluster transcription factor, putative (Similar to Candida albicans ZCF33;~possibly fungal-specific), with protein MTQLPSVSELINYTGSINLGSSITRIPPITTTTTTITNTTSATTATTPKSEHLNSPDSPSVTSSSSYKFSQSSPYGSKHNSTSSQSSNGDYFQQQPQQQPQQQQQKQSQPSGVYLSSNTSPRSSIVQTMSSVPTPRSTGSIQQTFIQPPQVQPPPPPSQQQVQPPSQPNYIHFNNFVSPPIYTTNYLPQYYYHQPSESISQFQQQQQQQQQQEQQQLHHPHPHPHPHHHHPPPPENIQYIYHNNHNHNHNFIPNVHPFYTSPQFYLQEIVQSEEANKALFNKRRIIKRRTRTGCLTCRKRRIKCDERKPYCENCERSKKICLGYQDLSKLPSRKKNRDDINNNNNNNNNNNLNLSNEKQQQPPPQQEQQERQQVNSICNSSRNLEMMIPQTFKNSINNNNNNNMLPPPIINCYNSTNRVSTTTTTATTANSSIGGSGVGGGSVINRVSVADLLK; from the coding sequence ATGACACAATTACCTTCAGTGTCagaattgatcaattatactggatcaataaatttagGTTCATCAATTACTAGAATCCcaccaataacaacaacaacaacaacaataaccaACACTACTAGTGCTACTACTGCTACTACTCCAAAAAGTGAACATTTAAATTCACCTGATTCACCAAGTGttacatcatcatcttcctACAAATTTTCACAATCAAGTCCTTATGGAAGTAAACATAATTCAACATCTTCACAATCTAGTAATGGAgattattttcaacaacaaccacaacaacaaccacaacaacaacaacaaaaacaatcaCAACCATCTGGAGTTTATTTATCTAGTAATACTTCACCAAGATCAAGTATTGTTCAAACAATGTCATCAGTACCAACACCAAGATCAACAGGTTCTATACAACAAACATTCATTCAACCACCACAAgtacaaccaccaccaccaccatcacaacaacaagtacAACCACCATCACAGCCAAATTACAttcatttcaataattttgtaTCACCACCTATATATACAACTAATTATCTACCACAGTACTACTACCATCAACCATCAGAATCAATCTcacaatttcaacaacaacaacaacaacaacaacaacaagaacaacaacaacttcatCATCCTCATCCTCATCCTCatcctcatcatcatcatccaccaccaccagaaaatattcaatatatttatcaCAACAATCACAATCACAATCACAATTTCATTCCTAACGTTCATCCATTTTATACATCACCACAATTTTACTTACAAGAAATCGTTCAATCAGAAGAAGCAAATAAAGCTCTTTTTAATAAACGTCGAATAATTAAAAGACGTACACGTACTGGTTGTCTTACTTGTAGAAAAAGACGTATAAAATGTGATGAAAGGAAACCATATTGTGAAAATTGTGAAAGaagtaaaaaaatatgtCTTGGATATCAAGATTTACTGAAATTACCATcaaggaaaaaaaatcgtgatgatattaataataataataataataataataataataatttaaatttatcaaatgaaaaacaacaacaaccaccaccacaacaagaacaacaagaacgACAACAAGTTAATTCTATTTGTAATTCTTCAAGAAATCTTGAAATGATGATTCCTCAAACTTTTAAAAATCtgatcaataataataataataataatatgcTTCCTCCACcaatcatcaattgttATAACAGTACTAATAGAGttagtactactactactactgcaacaacagcaaatTCAAGTATTGGTGGTTCTGGTGTAGGTGGTGGTTCTGTTATTAATAGAGTTTCAGTAGCTGATTTacttaaataa
- a CDS encoding cysteine protease, putative (Similar to S. cerevisiae MCA1;~In S. cerevisiae: putative cysteine protease similar to mammalian caspases, involved in regulation of apoptosis upon hydrogen peroxide treatment), whose translation MFPGQGRHTYGGQQSNYSNQQGYDQGYDQGYDQGYNQSYGQGYNQGYDRPSGPPPGQGQYGRPSGPPPGQHQQQQQQGQYNRPPGPPPSQGQYNRPSGPPPNHYGNNQQIRGSRNEQNYGNMHGSGNYSRPPTGSQSFGVENYNYQYSNCSGRKKALLVGINYIGTKNELRGPINDVNNVEQFLLSNGYSNDNIVKLTDDQRVQRAIPTRQNILEAIQWLVKDARPNDALFFHYSGHGGQTEDQPDEYGNYDEDDGYDEVIYPLDFETNGFIVDDLLHTMMVKTLPQGCRLTALFDSCHSGSVLDLPYMYSTKGVLKEPNVMKEAGAGLLQSAVAYATGDRSRMLSGLGGVVKTFMNQGKAEKANQYSKQTNTAPCDAISLSGCKDDQTSADSKENGTATGAMSYAFLTVMSQNPNQSYLSLLQNMREILQAKYSQKPQLSASHPIDTNLQFIF comes from the coding sequence atgttTCCGGGACAAGGTAGACACACATACGGTGGACAACAGTCAAACTATAGTAACCAACAGGGTTATGATCAAGGTTATGACCAAGGTTATGACCAAGGCTATAACCAAAGTTATGGTCAAGGATATAATCAAGGATATGATAGACCTTCTGGTCCACCTCCAGGCCAAGGTCAATACGGTAGACCATCAGGTCCTCCACCAGgacaacatcaacaacaacaacaacaaggaCAATATAATCGACCACCAGGACCTCCACCAAGTCAAGGACAATACAATAGACCTTCAGGTCCTCCACCAAATCATTACggaaataatcaacaaattcgAGGATCAAGAAATGAACAGAATTATGGTAATATGCATGGTAGTGGTAATTATTCTCGTCCACCAACTGGATCTCAATCTTTTGGTGTTGAAAACtacaattatcaatattccAATTGTAGTGGTCGGAAAAAGGCATTATTAGTAGGGATTAATTATATTGGTACTAAGAATGAATTGAGAGGTCCAATTAATGATGTTAATAATGTTgaacaatttttattatctaatggttattcaaatgataatattgttaAATTGACAGATGATCAAAGAGTTCAACGAGCAATTCCAACTCGACAAAATATTCTTGAAGCTATTCAATGGTTAGTTAAAGATGCACGTCCTAATGATGCATTATTTTTCCATTATTCTGGTCATGGTGGACAAACAGAAGATCAACCTGATGAATATGGGAattatgatgaagatgatggaTATGATGAAGTTATTTATCCATTAGATTTTGAAACTAATggatttattgttgatgatttattacaTACAATGATGGTGAAAACATTACCTCAAGGTTGTAGATTAACAGcattatttgattcttgTCATTCTGGTTCAGTGTTGGATTTACCTTATATGTATTCTACTAAAGGTGTTTTGAAAGAACCAAATGTGATGAAAGAAGCTGGAGCAGGATTATTACAATCTGCTGTTGCTTATGCAACAGGTGACAGAAGTCGTATGCTTCTGGGTCTTGGTGGGGTTGTAAAAACATTTATGAATCAAGGTAAAGCAGAAAAAGCTAATCAATATTCCAAACAAACTAATACTGCTCCTTGTGATGCTATATCTTTAAGTGGATGTAAAGATGATCAAACTAGTGCTGATTCTAAAGAAAATGGTACTGCTACTGGTGCAATGAGTTATGCATTTTTAACTGTTATGAGtcaaaatccaaatcaatCATATTTAAGTTTGTTACAAAATATGAGAGAAATTTTACAAGCCAAATACAGTCAAAAACCACAATTATCTGCTTCACATCCAATAGATACCAACTTACAATTTATCTTTTAA
- a CDS encoding GTP-binding protein, putative (Similar to S. cerevisiae RHB1;~In S. cerevisiae: putative Rheb-related GTPase involved in regulating canavanine resistance and arginine uptake; member of the Ras superfamily of G-proteins) has translation MSVKARKIAVVGSRSVGKSSITVRFVEDHFVESYYPTIENQFSKSIKFNNQDYAIEILDTAGQDEFSLMNEKHLIGIHGYLLIYSVTSQQSFETIEFIRDKILNSIGNESIPMVLIGNKNDLTYQRQVETIQGQDLAKKFNCKFLETSVRENINVEKAFETLIDEIEKIQNPPIQKQQEKCIIM, from the coding sequence ATGCTGGTCAAAGCTCGTAAGATAGCAGTGGTTGGATCTCGTTCAGTAGGGAAATCATCTATTACCGTTCGATTTGTTGAAGATcattttgttgaatcaTATTATCCAACtattgaaaatcaatttagtaaaagtattaaatttaataatcaaGATTATGCTATAGAAATTCTTGATACTGCTGGACAAGATGAATTTAGTTTGATGAATGAAAAACATCTTATTGGAATACATggttatttattaatttattctGTTACTTCTCAACAATCATTTGAAActattgaatttataagagataaaatattgaattcaattggTAATGAAAGTATACCTATGGTTCttattggtaataaaaatgatttaactTATCAACGACAAGTTGAAACTATTCAAGGACAAGATTTAgctaaaaaatttaattgtaAGTTTTTGGAAACTTCAGTTAGagaaaatataaatgttgaaaaagcTTTTGAAACtttgattgatgaaattgaaaaaattcaaaatcctccaattcaaaaacaacaagaaaaatgtATAATAATGTAG